In Labrus mixtus chromosome 13, fLabMix1.1, whole genome shotgun sequence, a single genomic region encodes these proteins:
- the LOC132987209 gene encoding kinesin heavy chain-like, translating to MVDAAECGVCGVKVMCRFRPLNDAERSRGDKNIPKFNGEDTVVVAGKPYVFDRVLAPNSEQVQVYDTCARQIVRDVLGGYNGTIFAYGQTSSGKTHTMEGSLHDPRLMGIIPRISRDIFDHIYSMDENLEFHIKVSYFEIYLDKIRDLLDVSKTNLAVHEDKNRVPFVKGCTERFVSSPDEVMDVIDEGKANRHVAVTNMNEHSSRSHSIFLINIKQENVETEMKLSGKLYLVDLAGSEKVSKTGAEGSVLDEAKNINKSLSALGNVIAALSEGTKTHVPYRDSKMTRILQDSLGGNCRTTIIICCSPSAYNESETKSTLMFGQRAKTIKNTVSVNLELTAEEWKKKYEKEKEKSRSLNIIIQKLENELKRWRKGEAVPVEEQLSSKNKKSSNSETTVVTDSLAPPPVPLANEEKTQYETLITDLYHQLDDKDDEINLQSQVSEKLNQQLIDQDELLLSGHQDYERLQEELSRLQRDSDSAKEEVKEVLQALEELAVNYDHKSQEVENKNRINEQLNEELAAKTAGLEAVQREFSSLQEVSSHRKRRSAEILSLLLRDLTDIGSVLGTTDLKAMTETSGVMEEEFTTARLYVSKMKSEVKSLVNRSKQLEVNLTEHMSKVEANEKELNTCQLLVSQLQAKVVSLTENLQKVEQKKRKLEESQDALMEEVAKLNAQGQMHEHTVMDKEKEHMIRLKDAVEMKKTLEEQMENHREVHQKQLSRLRDEIEQKQRDVDNLKDVSRALQLENRKLQSDVDKLKVEDQNKDQKLQKLLFLNEKREQAKEDLKGLEETVAKELQTLNNLRKVFIEDIGTRVKNSSENDCDEAGGSLAQRQRIIFLENNLEQLSKVHKQLVRDNADLRCELPKLEKRLRATAERVKALEAALRDAKHSGVKDRKRYQQEVDRIKEAVRSKSVSRRGHSAQIAKPIRAGHQHHQLQPSSASIRTPIRGGGAMSSPRHHSHRQQTQHLQQPQQPQQPQQKQLQQLHQSSFK from the exons ATGGTGGACGCAGCGGAGTGCGGGGTGTGCGGGGTTAAGGTGATGTGTCGCTTCAGGCCCCTGAACGACGCGGAGCGGAGCCGCGGAGACAAAAACATCCCGAAATTTAACGGCGAGGACACGGTGGTGGTGGCG GGGAAACCGTACGTGTTTGACCGAGTCCTCGCTCCGAACAGCGAACAGGTTCAGGTGTACGACACCTGCGCCCGGCAGATCGTTAGAG atgtGTTGGGGGGTTATAACGGGACCATCTTTGCGTATGGTCAAACGTCTTCAGGAAAAACCCACACTATGGAG GGAAGCCTGCACGATCCCCGTCTGATGGGAATCATTCCTCGTATCTCCAGAGACATCTTTGACCACATTTACTCCATGGATGAGAACCTGGAGTTTCACATTAAG GTCTCCTATTTTGAAATTTATCTTGATAAAATTAGGGACTTACTGGATG TGTCAAAGACAAACCTGGCTGTTCACGAGGACAAGAACAGAGTTCCTTTTGTGAAG ggctGCACGGAGCGTTTTGTTTCCAGTCCTGACGAGGTGATGGATGTCATTGATGAGGGAAAAGCCAACCGACACGTTGCCGTCACCA ATATGAACGAACACAGCTCTCGCAGTCACAGTATTTTTCTGATCAACATCAAGCAGGAGAATGTGGAGACGGAGATGAAACTGTCCGGGAAACTTTACCTGGTCGACCTGGCAGGAAGCGAGAAG GTGAGTAAAACAGGAGCTGAAGGTTCCGTTCTTGATGAAGCAAAGAACATCAACAAGTCTCTGTCAGCTCTGGGAAATGTCATCGCAGCTCTAAGTGAAGGAACA AAAACCCACGTCCCATACAGAGACAGTAAGATGACCAGGATCCTGCAGGACTCTCTGGGAGGAAACTGTCGAACCACTATCATTATCTGCTGTTCCCCCTCTGCTTACAACGAATCCGAAACAAAGTCCACGCTCATGTTCGGACAGAG AGCTAAAACCATAAAGAACACGGTGTCTGTGAACCTGGAGCTGACTGCTGAAGAGTGGAAGAAAAAATacgagaaggagaaagagaagagccGAAGTCTGAACATTATCATCCAAAAACTGGAGAACGAGCTCAAACGCTGGAGGAAAG GTGAAGCTGTAcctgtggaggagcagctgagcagcaaaaacaagaaaagcagCAACAGTGAAACAACAGTAGTGACAGACAGCTTAGCCCCGCCCCCTGTTCCTCTGGCCAATGAAGAGAAGACGCAGTACGAAACCCTGATCACTGACCTTTACCACCAGCTTGATGACAAG GATGATGAGATTAACCTGCAGAGTCAGGTGTCCGAGAAACTCAACCAGCAGCTGATCGATCAGGACGAG CTACTGTTGTCAGGTCATCAGGACTACGAGcgcctgcaggaggagctgtcgCGGCTGCAGAGGGACAGTGACTCGGccaaagaggaggtgaaggaagtCCTGCAGGCACTGGAGGAGCTTGCTGTTAATTATGACCACAAGAGCCAGGAAGTGGAAAACAAGAATCGCATCAACGAACAGCTGAACGAAGAGCTTGCAGCCAAAACT gctGGTCTGGAGGCGGTTCAGCGCGAGTTTTCGTCCTTGCAGGAAGTCAGTTCCCATCGTAAGAGGAGGTCTGCAGAGatcctcagtctgctgctcaGAGACCTCACAGACATCGGCAGTGTCCTTGGGACCACAGACCTCAAAGCG atgaCGGAGACAAGTGGAGTCATGGAGGAAGAGTTCACCACAGCTCGTCTCTACGTCAGTAAGATGAAGTCGGAGGTGAAATCTTTGGTGAACCGCAGCAAACAGCTAGAGGTCAACCTGACGGAGCACATGAGCAAGGTGGAGGCCAACGAGAAGGAGCTCAACACCTGTCAGCTGCTCGTCTCACAG CTTCAGGCCAAGGTGGTGTCTCTGACGGAGAACCTGCAGAAGgtggagcagaagaagaggaagctggAGGAAAGTCAGGACGCACTGATGGAGGAGGTCGCCAAACTCAATGCCCAAG GTCAGATGCACGAGCATACAGTGATGGACAAAGAGAAGGAGCACATGATTAGACTGAAGGACGCCGTGGAGATGAAG AAAACTCTGGAGGAACAGATGGAGAACCACAGAGAGGTTCATCAAAAACAGCTGAGCCGCCTCAGAGACGAGATCGAGCAGAAGCAGAGAGACGTTGACAACCTGAAAGA CGTGAGTCGGGCTCTGCAGCTGGAGAACAGGAAGCTTCAGTCCGACGTTGACAAACTAAAAGTTGAAGATCAGAACAAAGATCAGAAACTTCAGAAACTTCT GTTTCTGAACGAGAAGAGAGAACAGGCTAAAGAGGACCTGAAGGGTCTGGAGGAGACGGTG GCCAAAGAGCTCCAGACGCTGAACAACCTTCGTAAAGTCTTTATCGAGGACATCGGGACCAGAgtcaaaaat AGTTCAGAGAACGACTGTGACGAGGCCGGCGGCAGTCTGGCTCAGAGGCAGCGAATCATCTTCTTAGAAAACAACCTGGAGCAGCTCAGCAAGGTCCACAAACAG CTAGTGCGAGACAACGCTGATCTTCGCTGTGAGTTGCCCAAACTGGAGAAGCGTCTGCGGGCGACAGCAGAGCGGGTGAAAGCTCTGGAAGCGGCCCTGAGAGATGCTAAACACTCTGGTGTAAAGGACCGCAAACGCtaccaacaggaagtagaccgcATCAAAGAGGCTGTCCGGTCAAAGAGCGTCTCCCGGAGAGGACACTCGGCTCAGATAG CCAAGCCAATCAGAGCTGGGCATCAACATCACCAGCTCCAGCCCTCCAGTGCATCCATCAGGACCCCTATCCGTGGAGGGGGGGCCATGTCCAGTCCACGTCATCATTCCCACCGTCAGCAAACGCAGCATCTACAGCAACCGCAGCAACCACAGCAACCACAGCAGAAACAGCTGCAACAGCTTCATCAGAGCAGCTTCAAGTAA